A window of the Enterobacteriaceae bacterium 4M9 genome harbors these coding sequences:
- the hemD gene encoding uroporphyrinogen-III synthase → MSILVTRPSPAGDELVARLRALGREAWSLPLIEFSPGRELATLPGLLQTLGEGDLGFVLSQHAVEHANALLTRENLRWPSAPAWFAIGRPTALALHKVSALTINYPRDREISEVLLQLPELQAIDGKKALILRGNGGRELLGDTLRARGAQVTYCECYQRCARHYDGAEEAHRWRERGVDTLVVTSGEMLTQLWTMIPQWYRDNWLLRCRLVVVSERLASQARESGWQDVRVADNADNDALLRALQQHEIWDE, encoded by the coding sequence ATGAGTATTCTGGTCACCCGCCCTTCCCCGGCTGGCGATGAGCTGGTCGCTCGCCTGCGCGCGCTGGGGCGGGAGGCCTGGAGCCTTCCTTTAATCGAGTTTTCTCCCGGACGCGAACTGGCCACGTTGCCAGGCTTATTACAGACACTGGGTGAAGGCGATCTGGGGTTTGTACTGTCTCAGCACGCCGTTGAGCACGCCAACGCGCTGCTCACGCGTGAAAACCTGCGCTGGCCCAGCGCGCCCGCCTGGTTTGCCATTGGCCGCCCGACGGCGTTGGCGCTGCACAAAGTCAGCGCGCTGACGATAAATTATCCGCGCGATCGGGAAATTAGCGAAGTCTTGCTACAATTACCTGAATTACAAGCTATTGACGGTAAGAAAGCGCTCATCCTGCGCGGTAACGGTGGGCGTGAGTTATTAGGAGACACCCTGCGCGCACGCGGCGCACAGGTCACATACTGCGAATGCTATCAGCGCTGCGCCAGACACTATGATGGCGCAGAAGAAGCCCATCGCTGGCGTGAACGCGGCGTTGATACGCTGGTCGTTACCAGCGGTGAGATGCTGACACAGCTTTGGACAATGATTCCACAGTGGTATCGTGACAACTGGTTATTACGCTGTCGACTGGTGGTCGTCAGCGAGCGTCTGGCATCCCAGGCCAGGGAATCAGGCTGGCAGGACGTCAGAGTTGCGGATAATGCAGATAACGACGCGCTGCTGCGCGCGCTACAACAACATGAAATATGGGATGAATAA
- the hemY gene encoding protoheme IX biogenesis protein HemY has product MLKVLLLFLLLIAGIILGPMLAGHQGYVLIQTNTWNIETSITALGIMLFALILVLFALEWLLRRIFRTGSRTRGWFVGRKRRRASKQTNLALMKLAEGDYQQVEKLLAKNADHAEQPVVNYLLAAEAAQQRGDDARASQHLARAAEMSNADPIPVEITRVRLQLARNENHAARHGVDKLLEVAPRHPEVLRLAEQAYIRTGAWSSLLDILYSMEKAQVGDDAHRSALEQQAWIGLMDQARAEQGSEGLKAWWKNQSRKTRHNPALQVAMAEHLIVCEDYDTAQQIILEGLKREYSDALAMLIPRLQTANPEPIEKALRQLIKAHGDRPLLWSTLGQMLMKHAEWREASFAFRAALKQRPDAYDYAWLADTLDKLNQPEEAAAMRRDGLLLTLKNNQEV; this is encoded by the coding sequence ATGTTAAAAGTTCTCCTGCTGTTCCTCCTGCTGATCGCAGGCATCATCCTGGGGCCAATGCTGGCCGGTCATCAGGGCTACGTGCTTATCCAGACCAACACCTGGAACATCGAAACCAGCATTACCGCGCTTGGCATTATGCTGTTTGCGCTGATTCTGGTGCTGTTCGCGCTCGAATGGCTGCTGCGCCGTATTTTCCGCACCGGCTCGCGCACCCGCGGCTGGTTTGTCGGGCGCAAACGCCGTCGCGCCAGTAAGCAAACCAACCTCGCGCTGATGAAACTCGCCGAAGGCGATTACCAGCAGGTGGAAAAGCTGCTGGCGAAGAATGCCGATCACGCCGAGCAGCCAGTGGTGAATTATCTACTGGCCGCCGAAGCCGCTCAACAGCGCGGTGACGATGCACGCGCCAGCCAGCACCTGGCCCGCGCTGCTGAGATGTCAAACGCCGACCCGATTCCGGTCGAAATCACCCGCGTGCGTCTGCAGCTTGCCCGTAACGAAAACCATGCTGCCCGCCACGGCGTTGATAAACTGCTGGAAGTTGCACCGCGTCATCCTGAAGTGCTGCGCCTTGCCGAGCAGGCGTATATCCGCACCGGCGCCTGGAGCTCACTGCTGGATATTCTGTACTCCATGGAAAAAGCACAGGTCGGCGACGACGCGCACCGCAGCGCGCTTGAGCAGCAGGCATGGATTGGTCTTATGGATCAGGCGCGTGCTGAACAGGGTAGCGAAGGGCTGAAAGCCTGGTGGAAAAACCAGAGCCGTAAAACCCGCCACAATCCGGCACTGCAGGTCGCCATGGCTGAACACCTGATTGTCTGTGAAGACTACGACACTGCCCAGCAAATCATTCTGGAAGGTCTGAAGCGCGAATACAGTGATGCACTGGCGATGCTGATCCCGCGCCTGCAAACGGCTAACCCGGAGCCGATTGAGAAAGCCCTGCGCCAGCTTATTAAAGCCCACGGCGATCGCCCGCTGCTGTGGAGCACGCTGGGTCAGATGCTGATGAAGCATGCTGAATGGCGTGAGGCGAGCTTTGCGTTCCGCGCCGCGCTCAAGCAGCGCCCGGATGCCTATGATTACGCCTGGCTTGCCGATACGCTGGATAAGCTTAATCAGCCGGAAGAAGCAGCCGCAATGCGCCGCGACGGCCTGCTGCTGACGCTAAAGAATAATCAGGAAGTCTGA
- the hemX gene encoding uroporphyrinogen-III C-methyltransferase, whose product MTEQKESSAMPEETPATVETVTQPVSTEPVAKKNRGGAASIALSVIAIAIALAAGAGAYTWGKKQTDSQQTENKTLNTQLAALVQQQSQQKSELEALVKQQATRLDEAQARMTDMAKSLDETRDKLTAISSNDAKTWLLAQADFLVKLAGRKLWSDQDITTAVALLKSADESLAQMNDPSLINARRTLTADISSLAGVAQVDFDGIILKLNQLSNQIDDLRLSDNDDDAAPMDADSPEISGSLSDWRQNLTKSWRNFMDNFITIRRRDTSDVPLLAPNQDIYLRENIRSRLLVAAQAVPRHQSETYKQSIDTVASWVRAYYDTNDATTKAFLDELDNLSQQSIEMDVPDSLQSQPVLEQLMNSRMRSMATSQPAPVPAVSEPQPAQPNAAAPQGE is encoded by the coding sequence ATGACGGAACAAAAAGAATCCTCCGCCATGCCGGAAGAAACCCCTGCAACGGTTGAAACCGTAACGCAGCCGGTCTCAACGGAACCCGTGGCAAAGAAAAACCGCGGTGGTGCTGCAAGCATTGCTCTGAGCGTAATAGCTATCGCGATTGCGCTGGCCGCAGGCGCCGGGGCTTATACCTGGGGTAAAAAGCAAACCGACAGCCAGCAGACGGAAAACAAAACGCTGAATACGCAGCTTGCCGCCCTTGTGCAGCAGCAGAGTCAGCAGAAAAGCGAGCTGGAAGCGCTGGTCAAGCAGCAGGCGACACGCCTTGATGAGGCGCAAGCCCGCATGACGGATATGGCGAAGTCGCTGGACGAAACGCGCGATAAACTCACCGCGATTTCCAGTAACGATGCTAAAACCTGGCTGCTGGCCCAGGCTGACTTTCTGGTGAAGCTTGCCGGGCGTAAGCTGTGGAGCGACCAGGACATCACCACTGCCGTTGCGCTGCTGAAAAGCGCCGATGAAAGCCTGGCGCAGATGAACGATCCGAGCCTGATTAATGCGCGCCGCACGCTCACTGCGGATATTTCAAGTCTGGCAGGCGTAGCCCAGGTGGATTTTGACGGCATCATCCTTAAGCTTAACCAGCTATCAAACCAGATTGATGACCTGCGCCTGAGCGATAACGATGACGATGCTGCACCGATGGATGCCGACAGCCCGGAAATCTCCGGCTCACTCAGTGACTGGCGTCAGAATCTGACCAAAAGCTGGCGCAACTTTATGGATAACTTTATTACTATCCGCCGTCGTGACACCAGCGATGTGCCTCTGCTGGCGCCCAACCAGGATATCTACCTGCGCGAAAATATCCGCTCGCGCCTGCTGGTTGCCGCACAGGCTGTACCGCGCCATCAAAGCGAAACCTATAAGCAGTCGATTGATACCGTCGCCAGCTGGGTGCGCGCGTACTACGACACCAATGACGCCACAACCAAAGCGTTTCTTGACGAACTGGACAACCTGAGCCAGCAGAGCATTGAAATGGACGTGCCGGATTCGCTGCAAAGCCAGCCGGTGCTGGAGCAACTGATGAATAGCCGCATGCGCAGTATGGCCACATCACAGCCTGCACCGGTGCCCGCCGTTTCCGAGCCGCAGCCGGCACAGCCAAATGCAGCAGCACCGCAGGGAGAATGA